One stretch of Macrobrachium nipponense isolate FS-2020 chromosome 16, ASM1510439v2, whole genome shotgun sequence DNA includes these proteins:
- the LOC135195340 gene encoding uncharacterized protein LOC135195340 yields the protein MWHLAALLLVSALTSLVRQTSGFQPTIFPSLPGWKPEPQIVFSTVQQTTIQYIDRVETRTVPSPPIQETRYVTSTRVIPQISYVTQTQIETQVVPVEVTSTQIQTINQPVTNYQTEYRQETRLITIPGPDVVMTRVRTVVQTSVIRSVQPDSRTQYITSTQVQQQLQTRIVTGPNIILTSTVQRQQVVPYTTVNTRYENDFVTREQIVTRTNVQTQTIVQTQFVPEEVVRTQVIPTVIYTTIYETRVQPFTQVQTVFRTQYITPAPLVQTREETRTSLVQIPGPDRVVTSQVVQTQQQQQVIYQTLDRGQQITVTQTVTGTCSASGYNYNAPSNQLIIGK from the exons ATGTGGCATTTAGCGGCATTGCTTCTAGTGTCGGCTCTGACATCA TTGGTTCGGCAAACAAGTGGTTTCCAACCAACTATTTTTCCTTCCCTACCCGGGTGGAAACCAGAACCTCAAATTGTTTTTAGCACTGTTCAACAGACAACAATTCAGTACATTGACAGAGTAGAAACTAGAACAGTTCCAAGTCCACCTATTCAAGAAACTCGCTATGTCACATCAACACGAGTTATCCCTCAAATTAGCTATGTCACACAGACCCAGATAGAGACACAAGTTGTACCTGTTGAAGTAACGAGTACACAGATTCAGACCATTAATCAACCAGTTACAAATTATCAGACTGAGTATCGTCAAGAGACCAGGTTAATCACCATTCCAGGTCCTGATGTAGTTATGACAAGGGTGCGGACTGTGGTTCAGACTTCTGTTATAAGGAGTGTACAACCAGATAGTAGAACCCAATACATCACATCAACACAAGTGCAACAACAATTACAGACCAGAATTGTAACAggaccaaatatcattttgaCCAGTACTGTTCAGAGGCAACAGGTTGTCCCTTATACAACAGTTAACACAAGATATGAAAATGATTTTGTTACCCGTGAACAGATAGTCACAAGGACAAATGTCCAAACACAGACTATAGTTCAGACTCAGTTTGTGCCTGAAGAAGTTGTTAGAACTCAAGTAATACCAACAGTCATCTATACTACCATCTATGAGACTAGGGTTCAACCATTCACTCAAGTCCAGACTGTGTTTAGGACTCAGTACATAACCCCAGCCCCTCTTGTACAAACCCGTGAAGAAACCAGAACCTCTCTTGTTCAGATACCTGGTCCTGATAGAGTGGTCACTAGCCAAGTTGTGCAaacacaacaacagcaacaggtCATTTACCAGACTCTTGATCGAGGACAGCAAATTACTGTTACACAAACTGTAACTGGAACTTGTTCAGCAAGTGGTTACAATTACAATGCACCTTCTAATCAACTGATTATTGGCAAATaa